From Demequina capsici:
ACGATCCGGACGAACCGCTCTCCCACCCACAGGTGCTTCGCGTCCGGCACGGCGACGAGCTCGAGCTGCGTCAGGGGCGCGAACCGCTCCCTCGCCTCGTCCGGCTTGAGGAAGTCGTCGTGCTCGGGGACCAGTGCGAGGACAGGCTTTCCCGACGCGGCCCACCGTTCCAGGTCTTCGTCCCGTGCACGGTGCAGGGGCGGCGACAGGAGGACCGCACCGTCGATGTCCTGATCGGCGCCGTGCATGAGCGTGACCTCGGTGCCGAAGCTCCAGCCCACGACCCACACGTGCGGCAGACCCCGTTCGTGGGCGAACGCCACTGCGGCGCGCAGATCGTGCGCTTCGCCAGCGCCGCCATCGAACTCGCCCTCCGACCGTCCACGTGGCGACGACGTGCCACGCGTGTTGAAGCGCAGCACGGCGATGTCAGCGAAGTACGGCAGCCGCCACGCAGCCTTGCGGAAGACGTGCGAGTCCATGAAACCGCCGTGGGTGGGGAGCGGATGCATGGTGACCAGGGTGGCGGCGACCCGGCCCGACGCGGGCATCGCAAGCTCGCCGACCAGTGTCAGGCCGTCGGCGGTGTGGAGCTCGATCTCCTCCCGGATCGCCGGAAGCACCGTCGTGGACCTGACCTCGGCCATATCCGTCGGCGCGGCGGTGATGCTCGGCTCGACCTCAGCCACGAGTCCTCCCATAGGTGTTC
This genomic window contains:
- a CDS encoding alpha/beta hydrolase — its product is MAEVRSTTVLPAIREEIELHTADGLTLVGELAMPASGRVAATLVTMHPLPTHGGFMDSHVFRKAAWRLPYFADIAVLRFNTRGTSSPRGRSEGEFDGGAGEAHDLRAAVAFAHERGLPHVWVVGWSFGTEVTLMHGADQDIDGAVLLSPPLHRARDEDLERWAASGKPVLALVPEHDDFLKPDEARERFAPLTQLELVAVPDAKHLWVGERFVRIVLDAIVARVAPERGPLPAYAPTSVVQ